Proteins co-encoded in one Cricetulus griseus strain 17A/GY chromosome 10, alternate assembly CriGri-PICRH-1.0, whole genome shotgun sequence genomic window:
- the LOC103161269 gene encoding cytochrome c oxidase subunit 6C-2 encodes MSSGALPKPQMRGLLARRLRVHIVGAFLTALGVAAAYKFGVAEPRKKAYADFYRDYDSMKDFEEMKAAGIFQSTK; translated from the exons ATGAGTTCCGGTGCGTTGCCCAAACCCCAGATGCGCGGTCTCCTGGCCAGGCGCCTGCGGGTTCACATCGTCGGCGCCTTCCTCACGGCCCTGGGTGTCGCCGCCGCCTATAAG TTTGGTGTAGCTGAGCCCAGGAAGAAGGCGTATGCAGATTTCTACAGGGATTATGACTCCATGAAGGACTTCGAAGAGATGAAGGCGGCTGGAATCTTCCAGAGTACAAAGTGA